The following proteins are encoded in a genomic region of Trichocoleus sp. FACHB-46:
- a CDS encoding DJ-1/PfpI family protein: MASKQILMLVGDYVEDYEVMVPFQALQMVGHTVHAICPHKEAGDKIRTAIHDFEGDQTYSEKPGHNFELNATFDYIDEANYDALVIPGGRAPEYIRLNSRVIEIVRHFAGHNKPIAVICHGPQVLVAAGVLAGKRCAAYPTCAPDVNRAGGEYVEIAVHDAIADGNLISAPAWPAHPRWLAEFLKALGTKIEHEQEEMAAV, encoded by the coding sequence ATGGCAAGCAAGCAAATTTTGATGTTGGTGGGCGATTACGTCGAAGATTATGAAGTGATGGTGCCTTTCCAAGCGTTACAAATGGTTGGGCATACCGTGCACGCAATTTGTCCCCACAAAGAAGCAGGCGACAAAATCCGAACCGCGATTCACGACTTTGAAGGTGACCAAACCTACAGCGAGAAACCTGGGCACAACTTTGAACTCAACGCCACCTTCGACTACATTGACGAAGCCAATTATGATGCCTTGGTGATCCCAGGGGGACGAGCGCCAGAGTATATTCGCCTCAACTCGCGGGTGATTGAGATTGTACGTCATTTTGCGGGCCACAACAAACCGATCGCGGTTATTTGTCATGGCCCGCAAGTCTTGGTAGCGGCTGGTGTGTTGGCGGGTAAGCGTTGTGCGGCTTATCCTACCTGCGCCCCCGACGTGAATCGGGCTGGAGGAGAATATGTAGAAATTGCTGTGCATGACGCGATCGCTGATGGCAATTTGATCTCAGCTCCTGCTTGGCCCGCTCATCCGCGCTGGTTGGCTGAGTTTCTCAAAGCCCTCGGCACCAAGATTGAGCACGAGCAGGAAGAGATGGCAGCTGTTTAA
- a CDS encoding acyl-CoA dehydrogenase: MLPIPLAIALSLSLVLFLILGYIGVPLWAWSLYTAGVLAVFQASIWLWIGFGIIALVLNLPLLRRSLLTVPLMQAIQTLKLLPSISETEKAAIEAGTVWVDGEFFSGAPDLKRMNSEPYPELSTESQAFLDGPVEQVCRMATDWEINRRKDLPPEVWHYLKQERFFGMMIPQEYGGLGFSNLAYSAVMVKLASRSFIHTATVGVTNSLGPAKLLLNYGTPEQKDYYLPRLAKGEEMPCFALTEPTAGSDAASITSEGIVFRGGDEKLYLLLNFRKRYITLGAIATLIGLAFKLRDPENLLGKGENVGITCALIPADTPGLVLGKRHDPMGVPFYNSPVEGQNVVVSIDQIIGGSEQAGQGWKMLMQSLAAGRGISFPASCTGIAKLVTRVTSAHAVVRRQFGLSIGRFEGVEEPLARIAGLTYLMEAARIYTCAAVDNGEKPAVVSAIAKYQFTELSRKLVNDGMDILGGSGICKGPRNLLANVYTAMPIPITVEGANILTRTLMIFGQGAIRCHPYIYQEVTALNEGDAIAFDHALWHHIGLMVRNTIRSIVLSLSRGTLAQSPVSGPTAQYYRKLAWASATFATLTDIALIAFGGSLKRQEKLTGRFADVLSWMYLGMATLRRFEAEGRNPEDLPLVHWSMQYAFAQIQLAFEGLFANLSIPILGPVLRGPILWWSRLNPIGTLPTDELGGTLAQAVEIPEGVRDRLTTNIYVPSHPDEALGRLEQAFQLSIQAEAILKTIKAAIRDGKLPPAKPEKLIDAALEAGVITAAEATLIREAESARNEAIQVDAFSLEEYQQGAQLTAWPTKELMHHA; encoded by the coding sequence ATGCTTCCTATTCCTTTGGCGATTGCCCTCTCTCTTTCCCTTGTTCTCTTTCTGATTCTCGGTTATATAGGAGTACCTCTCTGGGCTTGGTCTCTCTATACGGCGGGTGTTTTAGCCGTTTTTCAAGCTTCTATCTGGTTATGGATCGGGTTCGGGATTATAGCCCTAGTGCTGAATCTCCCTCTGCTGCGGCGATCGCTCCTTACAGTTCCCTTGATGCAAGCAATTCAAACGCTGAAGCTATTACCCAGTATTTCTGAAACCGAGAAAGCCGCGATCGAGGCAGGAACAGTTTGGGTCGATGGAGAATTTTTCTCTGGTGCACCTGACCTGAAACGGATGAACAGTGAGCCCTATCCAGAACTGTCAACCGAAAGTCAAGCATTCCTAGATGGGCCTGTAGAGCAAGTTTGCCGGATGGCGACGGATTGGGAGATCAATCGCCGTAAAGACTTGCCGCCAGAAGTGTGGCATTATCTCAAACAAGAGCGCTTCTTCGGCATGATGATTCCGCAAGAATACGGCGGGTTGGGTTTCTCCAACTTGGCCTACAGTGCGGTGATGGTGAAATTAGCATCGCGATCGTTTATTCATACAGCCACCGTTGGAGTCACCAATTCTCTTGGCCCCGCGAAACTGCTACTGAATTACGGCACCCCAGAGCAAAAAGATTATTATCTCCCTCGATTAGCTAAGGGCGAAGAGATGCCTTGTTTTGCCCTCACTGAACCTACTGCTGGTTCTGATGCTGCCAGTATCACCTCAGAAGGCATTGTGTTCCGGGGTGGAGACGAAAAACTGTATCTGCTGTTGAACTTCCGCAAGCGATATATCACATTAGGAGCGATCGCCACCCTAATCGGCTTGGCCTTCAAACTCCGTGACCCCGAAAATCTCCTGGGTAAGGGTGAGAATGTCGGTATTACCTGCGCCTTGATTCCAGCGGATACTCCCGGTCTAGTACTGGGTAAACGCCACGATCCTATGGGAGTACCGTTTTACAACTCTCCGGTAGAAGGGCAGAATGTGGTCGTTTCCATTGACCAAATTATCGGTGGCAGTGAACAGGCAGGCCAAGGCTGGAAGATGTTGATGCAAAGCTTGGCGGCAGGCCGAGGCATTAGTTTCCCTGCCTCTTGTACCGGAATTGCCAAATTGGTCACGCGAGTTACTAGTGCCCACGCGGTAGTTAGACGTCAGTTTGGTTTATCCATTGGCCGCTTTGAAGGCGTGGAGGAACCCCTAGCCCGGATTGCTGGGCTGACCTACCTGATGGAAGCTGCTCGCATCTACACCTGCGCCGCCGTGGACAATGGAGAAAAGCCAGCTGTGGTTTCCGCGATCGCCAAATATCAATTTACCGAGTTATCCCGTAAGTTAGTCAATGATGGCATGGATATTCTGGGTGGTTCAGGGATTTGCAAAGGCCCGCGAAACCTTTTAGCCAACGTCTACACCGCTATGCCCATCCCGATTACAGTAGAGGGCGCAAATATCCTCACTCGCACCTTGATGATTTTTGGACAGGGAGCAATTCGTTGCCATCCTTACATTTATCAAGAAGTTACGGCTTTGAATGAGGGAGATGCGATCGCCTTTGATCATGCGCTTTGGCATCACATCGGCTTGATGGTCCGCAATACCATCCGGTCGATTGTGCTCAGTCTTTCCCGTGGAACATTGGCTCAATCTCCCGTATCTGGCCCCACGGCACAGTATTATCGCAAACTGGCTTGGGCATCTGCCACCTTTGCTACCCTCACAGACATCGCTCTGATTGCTTTTGGCGGTTCCTTGAAGCGACAGGAGAAGCTGACGGGGCGTTTTGCCGATGTGCTCTCCTGGATGTATCTAGGTATGGCTACCTTACGCCGCTTTGAGGCAGAGGGACGCAACCCAGAAGATCTCCCTCTGGTGCATTGGTCAATGCAGTATGCTTTTGCGCAAATTCAACTGGCATTTGAAGGATTATTTGCCAATCTATCAATCCCTATCCTTGGCCCAGTACTCCGAGGGCCAATTCTTTGGTGGTCTCGACTCAATCCCATCGGCACCCTGCCAACAGATGAACTCGGCGGCACACTGGCTCAAGCGGTGGAGATACCCGAAGGAGTACGCGATCGCTTAACCACCAATATCTACGTTCCCTCGCATCCGGATGAAGCGCTAGGACGATTGGAGCAAGCCTTCCAGCTATCTATCCAAGCCGAAGCTATCCTCAAAACCATTAAAGCGGCTATCCGCGATGGCAAACTCCCACCTGCTAAGCCCGAAAAGTTGATCGATGCCGCTTTGGAAGCTGGAGTGATTACAGCAGCAGAAGCCACTCTAATCCGAGAAGCCGAATCTGCACGTAATGAAGCTATTCAAGTAGATGCCTTCTCATTGGAGGAATACCAGCAAGGTGCACAACTCACCGCTTGGCCCACCAAAGAACTGATGCACCACGCATAA
- a CDS encoding ABC transporter substrate-binding protein: MDSIVRRSAVSCLITVSLLFSSGCSKEATNSSGADTGKKVVRISIGTQDQTINTVTGGSVIREGKLLEKYLPKTGKYANTEYKIEWSSYTSAPPLTNKMLANQIDIGMMADFPSTINITTFQKKGNGVKTKYIATLAYSPNGAGNAVVVPKDSPYKTLQDLKGKMISVPFGSSAHGMILKSLKDAGIDPQKDVTLVSQSPEVGGSSLQKSQIDAHADFVPYGELFPFRGFARKILDGAQAGTPTFHGVVVRSDFAEANPEIVVAYLKAVLEANKLFREQPEVVASNIQKWSGIEKEVVYMFLGPSGIQKLDPRIQSYQLTALKNSVTTLKQIGKLDASVNPDDVATWADDSYLKQATKELGVSEAELGTLADQNVIGGKDALTQEPITEPKLAAQVWVKGEDKVVNFASIKNMVTALDKLKKEGKTPSVVFVHDRTNGWKLFAEKSFYVQNGDEVTAFLLEPDAQAFAEKAGTKVADFNGLQTLYAQSAQPAAIAAK; encoded by the coding sequence ATGGACTCAATTGTTCGGAGAAGTGCTGTTTCCTGCTTAATTACAGTGTCCTTACTGTTTAGTAGTGGCTGTTCCAAAGAAGCTACTAATAGTTCGGGTGCTGATACAGGAAAAAAAGTAGTTCGTATTTCTATTGGCACTCAAGATCAAACCATCAATACAGTGACAGGTGGCTCGGTAATTCGTGAAGGAAAACTGCTAGAGAAATACTTACCTAAAACCGGAAAGTACGCCAATACAGAATACAAAATTGAGTGGTCTAGCTATACTTCTGCGCCACCTCTCACCAACAAAATGTTGGCGAACCAAATTGATATTGGGATGATGGCAGACTTCCCTTCTACCATTAACATCACTACATTTCAAAAGAAGGGAAATGGGGTCAAAACTAAATACATTGCTACCCTCGCTTACAGTCCCAACGGCGCGGGTAACGCGGTAGTGGTCCCCAAAGACAGCCCTTACAAAACACTGCAAGATCTGAAGGGTAAAATGATTTCTGTACCATTCGGTTCTTCGGCCCACGGCATGATCCTGAAGTCACTCAAAGATGCAGGAATTGACCCGCAAAAAGATGTCACCTTAGTCAGCCAGTCGCCTGAAGTGGGAGGCAGCAGTTTACAGAAAAGCCAGATTGATGCCCATGCGGACTTTGTGCCTTACGGCGAGTTGTTTCCATTTCGCGGTTTCGCCCGCAAGATTTTGGATGGTGCCCAAGCAGGCACACCCACTTTTCACGGGGTAGTGGTACGTTCAGATTTTGCTGAAGCCAACCCAGAAATTGTGGTGGCGTATCTGAAGGCGGTGCTGGAAGCAAACAAACTCTTCCGCGAGCAACCAGAAGTTGTTGCTAGCAACATTCAGAAATGGTCTGGGATTGAAAAAGAAGTGGTTTACATGTTTCTGGGGCCTTCCGGCATTCAAAAGCTTGATCCCAGAATTCAGTCTTACCAGTTGACAGCGCTCAAAAATAGCGTCACCACCCTCAAGCAAATTGGCAAGTTAGATGCCAGTGTCAATCCAGATGATGTCGCAACTTGGGCGGATGACAGCTATCTGAAACAGGCAACTAAAGAACTGGGCGTGAGTGAGGCGGAACTTGGCACTCTTGCTGATCAGAATGTGATCGGTGGTAAAGATGCGCTGACCCAAGAGCCGATTACAGAGCCTAAGTTAGCTGCTCAAGTCTGGGTCAAAGGCGAAGATAAGGTAGTTAACTTTGCCTCGATTAAAAACATGGTGACGGCATTGGATAAGCTCAAAAAAGAGGGTAAAACTCCTAGTGTCGTGTTTGTCCACGATCGCACCAATGGCTGGAAGTTGTTTGCCGAAAAGTCCTTCTACGTGCAGAACGGTGATGAAGTAACGGCTTTCCTGTTAGAACCCGATGCCCAAGCCTTTGCCGAGAAAGCAGGAACTAAGGTCGCTGACTTTAATGGCCTACAGACGCTCTATGCTCAAAGTGCTCAGCCCGCCGCGATCGCTGCTAAATAA
- the cysE gene encoding serine O-acetyltransferase, producing the protein MVLADFRTIYERDPAARNWLEILFCYPGLQALQFHRLAHWLYGLKVPLVPRLISQLSRFLTGIEIHPGAEIGKGVFIDHGMGVVIGETAIVGDYALIYQGVTLGGTGKETGKRHPTVGEHVVVGAGAKVLGNIQIGHHTRIGAGSVVLRNVPSYSTVVGIPGRVIPQDRTSAGIPGNSGLRDVEAEVIQLLFERVKFLEQQIEQLQSSATSLPASSEVGVSSEKANSDLMIEEFLNGAGI; encoded by the coding sequence ATGGTGTTAGCGGATTTTCGGACAATTTATGAGCGAGATCCAGCGGCCCGCAATTGGCTGGAAATCTTGTTTTGCTATCCCGGACTTCAAGCTCTACAGTTCCACCGCTTAGCCCATTGGTTATATGGTCTGAAAGTGCCTTTGGTACCTCGACTCATTTCTCAACTCAGCCGTTTTCTAACTGGAATCGAAATCCATCCGGGAGCCGAGATTGGCAAGGGAGTCTTTATTGACCACGGGATGGGGGTGGTGATTGGGGAAACAGCCATAGTGGGCGACTATGCCTTGATTTATCAAGGAGTTACCTTAGGCGGAACGGGCAAGGAAACCGGGAAGCGGCACCCAACCGTAGGAGAGCATGTTGTGGTTGGTGCGGGAGCCAAGGTGTTAGGCAATATCCAAATTGGTCATCACACCCGGATTGGTGCAGGCTCAGTGGTGCTGCGAAATGTTCCTAGCTACAGTACTGTCGTGGGTATTCCTGGGCGGGTAATTCCTCAAGATCGCACAAGTGCTGGAATCCCAGGCAATAGCGGCTTACGAGATGTGGAAGCGGAAGTAATTCAGCTATTGTTTGAGCGAGTTAAATTCTTAGAACAACAGATCGAGCAGTTGCAATCGTCTGCTACTTCACTTCCTGCCTCAAGCGAAGTAGGGGTGTCAAGTGAGAAAGCCAACTCTGACTTGATGATTGAAGAATTTCTCAATGGGGCGGGCATCTAG
- a CDS encoding Crp/Fnr family transcriptional regulator yields the protein MSISVLPRTQASSTNSRHFAPRSLLPLETESCWKIETGVVRALSWLEDGTVVTLGLWGAGEIVGKALAQIDPYQLECLTKVEATRLETDNWLQTQSALLAHIQQAGELTLIRSHRRVDMMLLKLLNWLGKKFGRQVEQGQLIDLRLTHQDIADMLGSTRVTITRTLNQLEQQGLIRRLSLQRIVLQEEEVWHYEI from the coding sequence ATGTCTATCTCCGTGCTACCTCGAACTCAAGCCTCATCAACGAATTCCCGGCATTTTGCGCCGCGATCGCTGTTGCCTTTGGAAACGGAGAGCTGCTGGAAGATTGAGACGGGTGTAGTTAGAGCCTTGAGCTGGTTAGAGGATGGCACTGTCGTCACGCTAGGCTTGTGGGGAGCAGGAGAAATTGTGGGCAAAGCGTTAGCCCAAATCGACCCCTATCAATTGGAGTGTTTGACAAAAGTAGAGGCAACTCGACTGGAAACCGACAACTGGCTGCAAACTCAATCCGCTTTGCTGGCTCATATTCAACAAGCTGGAGAGTTGACGCTAATTCGCAGCCATCGTCGCGTTGATATGATGCTGCTGAAGCTACTGAATTGGTTAGGCAAAAAGTTTGGTCGTCAAGTTGAGCAAGGACAACTGATCGATCTGCGCCTCACCCACCAAGATATTGCTGACATGCTCGGCTCCACTCGCGTCACCATTACCCGCACTCTCAATCAGCTAGAGCAACAGGGCTTGATTCGTCGCCTATCCCTCCAGCGCATTGTGCTGCAAGAAGAAGAAGTTTGGCACTATGAGATCTAG
- a CDS encoding acetyl-CoA C-acyltransferase produces the protein MQDAYIVSSVRTAVGKAPRGTLRNMRPDDMGAIAVKGAIARVEGLEPKQIDDIIIGCSFPEAEQGFNLGRVIAQRAGLPDTVAGCTVNRFCASGLQTIAMATQAVMTGQADVMVAGGAETMSLIPMGGHAMVPNPDLMTSTPQVYCTMGLTAENVVQQYHVSREDQDAFALRSHQRALAAIQAGKFEEETIPLPIHETLYVDGEAKTVDTIFQVDEGPRADTSMEALAKLPSVFRMGGSVTAGNSSQMSDGAAATIIMSQRKMDELGVKPMGRLLGFSVAGVPPEVMGIGPVEAIPRVLKQVGLTLDDIGLIELNEAFAAQSLAVIRKLGLNEEIINVNGGAIALGHPLGMTGAKLTATILHEMKRRGVRYGLVTMCVGGGMGAAGVIENLML, from the coding sequence ATGCAAGATGCATATATTGTGAGCAGCGTTCGGACGGCAGTGGGCAAAGCGCCTCGCGGTACCCTCCGCAACATGCGTCCTGACGATATGGGGGCGATCGCAGTCAAGGGAGCGATCGCCAGGGTAGAAGGACTAGAACCCAAACAGATTGACGATATCATCATCGGTTGCTCCTTCCCGGAAGCTGAACAAGGATTTAACTTGGGACGGGTGATTGCTCAACGGGCGGGATTACCCGACACCGTCGCAGGCTGCACCGTGAATCGCTTCTGTGCTTCGGGATTACAGACGATCGCGATGGCGACTCAAGCCGTGATGACAGGACAAGCGGACGTAATGGTGGCAGGTGGTGCAGAAACCATGAGCCTGATTCCGATGGGAGGTCACGCGATGGTTCCCAACCCAGACCTGATGACTTCAACGCCGCAAGTCTACTGCACAATGGGGTTAACGGCTGAAAATGTGGTGCAGCAGTATCACGTTTCGCGTGAAGATCAAGATGCCTTTGCTCTGCGATCGCACCAGCGAGCTTTGGCCGCCATTCAAGCAGGGAAATTTGAGGAAGAAACGATTCCGCTCCCCATTCACGAAACGCTATATGTAGATGGCGAAGCCAAAACAGTAGATACGATCTTTCAAGTAGATGAAGGTCCACGTGCGGATACGAGTATGGAAGCTTTAGCCAAACTGCCTTCTGTGTTTCGCATGGGCGGTAGTGTCACGGCTGGCAATTCCTCGCAAATGTCCGATGGGGCTGCTGCCACAATCATCATGAGCCAACGCAAGATGGATGAGCTAGGCGTGAAACCAATGGGACGATTGTTAGGTTTCAGTGTGGCTGGCGTACCTCCGGAAGTGATGGGGATTGGGCCTGTAGAAGCAATTCCCAGGGTACTCAAGCAAGTCGGTTTAACCCTAGATGACATTGGCTTAATTGAACTCAATGAAGCCTTTGCCGCTCAATCTCTAGCTGTGATCCGTAAACTGGGTCTCAACGAGGAGATCATCAATGTCAATGGTGGCGCGATCGCTCTAGGACATCCTTTAGGTATGACTGGAGCTAAACTCACCGCTACAATTCTTCACGAGATGAAACGACGCGGTGTGCGCTACGGCTTGGTGACGATGTGTGTCGGTGGCGGCATGGGCGCTGCTGGCGTGATTGAAAACTTGATGCTTTAG
- a CDS encoding ABC transporter permease, which produces MAKFNFFVSFEFLPSPLEVFHATVEFFTGNAMVHIQASAIRVLVGFSVATILGVSLGILIGWFQKLEDLIFLPLEILRPIPAVAWIPLAILMFPTSEAGMIYITFLGAFFPILISTIRGVEGTDVILLRVGQCLGAKQWQIFKDIVVPGAMPCIASGLVIGMGNSWFCLVTAEILAGRYGVGYITWESYVTSNYPPIVMGMLLIGLMGLFSTYLVDRLTGLLMPWRITQKQRT; this is translated from the coding sequence ATGGCGAAGTTTAATTTCTTTGTCAGCTTTGAGTTTTTGCCATCTCCATTAGAAGTCTTTCATGCAACTGTGGAATTCTTCACGGGCAACGCAATGGTGCATATTCAGGCCAGCGCAATTCGAGTGTTAGTTGGCTTTAGTGTTGCCACTATATTAGGGGTGAGCTTAGGAATCTTAATCGGCTGGTTCCAGAAACTAGAAGATTTAATCTTTCTACCTCTAGAAATCTTGCGGCCTATCCCAGCCGTTGCCTGGATTCCCTTAGCAATTTTGATGTTTCCTACGTCCGAAGCAGGGATGATCTACATCACCTTTTTAGGAGCCTTCTTTCCTATCCTCATTAGTACAATTCGGGGGGTGGAGGGAACCGATGTGATTTTGCTCCGAGTGGGGCAATGTCTAGGAGCCAAGCAATGGCAAATCTTTAAGGATATTGTGGTTCCTGGTGCCATGCCTTGTATTGCTAGCGGTCTGGTAATTGGCATGGGAAATTCCTGGTTTTGTTTAGTGACGGCTGAAATCTTGGCAGGTCGCTACGGTGTGGGTTATATCACTTGGGAGTCTTATGTCACTTCCAACTATCCCCCCATTGTCATGGGTATGTTGTTGATTGGTTTGATGGGATTGTTTAGTACTTACTTAGTCGATCGCTTGACTGGCTTACTCATGCCCTGGCGGATCACTCAGAAACAACGAACTTAG
- a CDS encoding ferritin-like domain-containing protein yields MNIFTYALHLVGSAATAYVYARQIRDPLTRPNIVAGFQLAESGSVPFLEALRDRAAAEGDTWLAEKLGRHAADERRHGQIFAQALKQLNKQVIDFKQLAKQSEDRKPEERRSPFFAAYFEGYAQADLKPENIDWTVFMASTYILELDASKDFARMAQVLPDDDLRSASLKKGMFSIAKDETGHAAYLYEALERRLPAAQVAELVDEWRSRKVNALLAMVGSLVQKSGQMPSLVQDGAPTEASSEEPAIQVAA; encoded by the coding sequence ATGAATATTTTTACTTACGCTCTCCATTTAGTCGGATCTGCGGCTACGGCTTATGTCTACGCTCGACAAATTCGCGATCCTCTGACACGACCTAATATTGTTGCGGGATTTCAACTGGCTGAGTCGGGCTCTGTGCCGTTTCTAGAAGCATTACGCGATCGCGCTGCTGCCGAAGGAGATACCTGGTTAGCGGAGAAACTAGGCCGTCATGCCGCAGATGAACGGCGACATGGGCAAATCTTTGCTCAAGCGTTGAAGCAGCTCAACAAGCAAGTGATCGATTTCAAACAACTGGCGAAGCAATCCGAAGATCGCAAACCTGAAGAGCGCCGCAGTCCTTTCTTTGCTGCCTATTTTGAGGGCTATGCTCAGGCTGACCTCAAGCCAGAAAATATAGATTGGACTGTATTCATGGCTAGTACTTATATTCTGGAACTCGATGCCAGCAAAGACTTTGCCCGGATGGCTCAAGTTCTCCCTGACGATGATCTACGGAGTGCCAGCCTGAAGAAAGGGATGTTCAGTATCGCCAAGGATGAAACTGGACATGCCGCCTATCTGTATGAAGCGCTAGAGCGTCGCTTACCTGCTGCTCAAGTGGCTGAACTTGTGGATGAATGGCGATCGCGCAAAGTCAATGCTTTATTGGCAATGGTCGGTAGCCTGGTACAGAAAAGCGGTCAGATGCCTTCCTTAGTGCAAGATGGTGCTCCCACCGAAGCTTCTTCTGAAGAGCCCGCAATCCAGGTAGCAGCGTAA
- a CDS encoding ABC transporter ATP-binding protein codes for MTKLVERTSKPSVKGLVEVEQLSVSFKRQGHHIPVLESIDLKINPGEFVCLLGPSGCGKSTILNSIAGFIRPNRGYISVDQRLVDQPGADRGFVFQQYSLLPWKTTFQNIEFGLKIRGLSKTEREALVHEYLNRVGLYKHRHSYPHQLSGGMQQRASIVRALVNSPSVLLMDEPFAALDAQTRHMMQELLLSIWNDLKTTVIFVTHDIEEAIFLSDRIFVMGVNPGRIKTTLTVPLPRPRHTDDILSPEFVQLNRQIFDLIREETLKSMDI; via the coding sequence ATGACAAAGTTAGTAGAAAGAACGAGCAAGCCTTCAGTCAAAGGGCTAGTAGAAGTTGAACAGTTGTCAGTTTCTTTCAAGCGTCAGGGACATCATATTCCGGTTCTGGAATCGATCGATTTAAAGATTAATCCTGGTGAATTTGTCTGTTTACTCGGCCCCTCTGGTTGTGGCAAGTCAACGATTTTGAACTCTATTGCTGGTTTTATTCGACCTAATCGAGGTTATATCTCGGTTGATCAACGCTTAGTCGATCAACCTGGAGCCGACCGAGGCTTTGTCTTTCAGCAATATTCACTATTACCTTGGAAAACGACCTTTCAGAATATCGAGTTTGGCTTAAAGATTCGCGGCTTATCTAAGACAGAACGCGAAGCACTGGTACATGAATATCTAAATCGAGTTGGGCTTTATAAGCATCGCCATTCTTATCCCCACCAGTTGTCCGGCGGAATGCAGCAAAGAGCCAGTATTGTGCGAGCCTTAGTGAATTCTCCTTCTGTGTTGCTGATGGATGAACCATTTGCGGCACTAGATGCCCAAACTCGACATATGATGCAGGAGCTACTGCTCAGCATTTGGAACGACTTAAAGACAACTGTTATTTTCGTAACTCATGATATTGAAGAAGCGATTTTTCTGAGCGATCGCATCTTTGTCATGGGTGTAAATCCAGGCCGTATTAAGACTACCTTGACGGTGCCATTACCTCGCCCTCGCCACACTGATGACATCTTATCTCCCGAATTTGTGCAACTCAACCGTCAGATCTTTGATCTGATTCGAGAAGAAACGTTGAAGAGTATGGATATTTAG
- the fahA gene encoding fumarylacetoacetase, translating to MSSAINATHDPNLRSWVESANQPNTDFPIQNLPLGVFHRRNSTEYPRLGVAIGDQILDLLQCHERGLLEGLPEDLQAACVDSNLNALMALGNLAASVLRQRLSELLRSPQQDASMNPNLLLPMSEAEMLLPAAIADYTDFYASIFHATNVGKLFRPDNPLLPNYKYVPIAYHGRASSIMVSGTNIKRPNGQRKPPEATAPSFGPSQMLDYELEIGAFIGVGNELGEAIAIDQAEDYLFGLCLVNDWSARDIQAWEYQPLGPFLAKNFATTISPWVVTTEALAPFRCPAFQRAAGDPEPLPYLSSERDRQQGGIAITVEVSLCSAQMREAGIAPLRLSQGSFQQMYWTLAQMLTHHASNGCNLRPADLLASGTISGAEPGSQGCLLEITQRGSQPIELPTGEQRSFLVDGDEVILRGYCEKSGYARIGFGNCQGRVTG from the coding sequence ATGTCTTCTGCCATCAATGCCACGCATGATCCAAATTTGCGGAGTTGGGTGGAGTCCGCTAACCAACCCAATACAGACTTTCCCATTCAAAACCTACCGTTGGGGGTGTTTCACAGACGCAATAGCACTGAATATCCTCGTCTGGGTGTGGCGATCGGCGATCAAATTTTAGATCTCCTCCAGTGTCATGAACGTGGGCTTCTAGAAGGGCTGCCTGAAGATCTGCAAGCAGCTTGTGTAGACTCTAATCTCAATGCTCTAATGGCTTTGGGTAATTTAGCAGCATCGGTATTGCGGCAGCGCTTGAGTGAGCTGTTGCGATCGCCTCAGCAGGATGCTTCTATGAACCCCAATCTTCTCTTGCCCATGTCGGAAGCGGAGATGCTATTACCTGCCGCAATCGCTGACTACACAGACTTTTATGCGTCTATTTTTCATGCAACCAACGTCGGCAAGCTGTTCCGTCCTGACAATCCTTTGCTGCCTAATTACAAATATGTACCGATCGCTTATCACGGACGCGCTTCTTCCATTATGGTCAGCGGTACAAACATCAAGCGCCCCAACGGTCAACGCAAACCACCAGAAGCTACAGCGCCGAGCTTTGGCCCCAGTCAAATGTTGGACTACGAGCTGGAAATCGGAGCTTTCATAGGAGTTGGCAATGAATTAGGGGAGGCGATCGCCATCGATCAGGCTGAGGATTATCTCTTTGGACTGTGCTTAGTTAATGATTGGTCTGCTAGAGATATTCAAGCTTGGGAATACCAACCTTTAGGCCCATTTCTAGCTAAGAACTTCGCCACTACCATTTCTCCGTGGGTCGTGACTACGGAAGCCCTAGCTCCTTTTCGCTGTCCTGCATTTCAACGCGCCGCAGGAGATCCAGAGCCTCTACCTTATTTATCTTCTGAGCGCGATCGCCAACAGGGAGGCATTGCCATCACTGTCGAAGTATCTCTATGTTCTGCTCAAATGCGAGAGGCAGGCATTGCACCCTTGCGGCTTAGTCAGGGTTCGTTTCAGCAAATGTATTGGACCTTGGCTCAGATGCTCACTCATCATGCCAGCAATGGTTGTAATCTCCGTCCTGCTGATTTGCTTGCTAGTGGCACTATCTCTGGAGCAGAGCCCGGTTCTCAAGGATGCTTGCTAGAGATTACTCAACGCGGCTCCCAACCCATCGAACTACCCACTGGAGAACAGCGATCGTTCCTAGTGGATGGAGATGAGGTAATTCTACGGGGTTACTGTGAGAAATCTGGATATGCTCGCATTGGTTTCGGCAATTGCCAAGGGAGAGTAACAGGATGA